A window of Hevea brasiliensis isolate MT/VB/25A 57/8 chromosome 14, ASM3005281v1, whole genome shotgun sequence contains these coding sequences:
- the LOC110670628 gene encoding serine carboxypeptidase-like 40, with the protein MRNNSLSILAFFLIILSSFLVEIHGNKQSEALGKLYNAKFRGNSGIDVSLFNGVNPVSESRIHPQDGLKEQDRIVKLPGQPNAQFSQYGGYVTVDKSAGRAFYYYFAEADHYSQSKESLPLLLWLNGGPGCSSLGYGAFQELGPFRVYSDGKSLYRNRFSWNYAANVLFLESPAGVGFSYSNTTSDYGKNGDQRTAEDNYVFLLNWLERFPEYKGRDFYIAGESYAGHYVPQLAHTILSHNKIANKTLINLKGILIGNAVINDETDTLGMYDYMGSHAIISYEAAQKIRENCDFSPNATAQSEACNSVGDQVNKALSYINIYDIYAPSCFSTSTTAKPKRASLVDFDPCSDYYVYAYLNRPEVHEAMHANVTKLDHDWEPCSEVITNWSDSPSTIIPLLKEFMANGLRVWIFSGDTDGRVPITSTEYSIAKMNLDIKTEWHPWYLKGEVGGYTQVYKGDLTLATLRGAGHQVPSYQPLRALSLIKHFLDGTSLPDTTRYS; encoded by the exons atgagaaacaattctcTTTCAATTCTTGCTTTCTTTCTCATTATTCTTTCAAGTTTTCTGGTTGAAATCCATGGAAACAAGCAATCAGAAGCACTTGGAAAACTCTACAATGCAAAGTTCAGAGGCAATTCTGGCATAGATGTTAGTCTTTTTAATGGAGTTAATCCTGTAAGTGAATCAAGAATTCATCCTCAGGATGGATTGAAAGAACAAGACAGAATTGTGAAGCTTCCTGGACAACCAAATGCACAGTTTTCTCAATATGGTGGTTATGTTACCGTCGATAAATCAGCCGGCAGGGCTTTCTACTACTACTTTGCTGAGGCTGATCATTATTCTCAATCTAAAGAGTCTTTGCCTCTTCTTCTCTGGCTCAATGGAG GTCCTGGTTGTTCATCTTTGGGGTATGGTGCATTTCAAGAATTGGGACCATTCAGAGTATACAGCGATGGCAAATCACTTTACAGAAACAGATTCTCATGGAATTATG CTGCAAATGTTTTGTTTCTTGAGTCTCCTGCTGGGGTAGGGTTTTCGTATTCGAATACAACGTCGGATTATGGCAAGAATGGAGACCAAAGAACAGCTGAGGATAATTATGTTTTCCTGTTAAATTGGCTAGAGAGATTTCCTGAATACAAGGGAAGAGATTTCTACATTGCTGGGGAGAGCTATGCAGGACATTACGTGCCTCAACTTGCACATACAATTCTCTCCCATAACAAAATTGCTAATAAGACCCTTATCAACCTCAAAGGAATTCTA ATTGGGAATGCAGTGATCAATGATGAAACTGATACTCTTGGGATGTATGACTACATGGGTTCCCATGCCATAATTTCGTATGAGGCTGCCCAAAAAATCAGGGAAAATTGTGATTTCTCACCCAATGCTACCGCTCAGTCTGAGGCATGCAATTCAGTTGGCGATCAAGTAAACAAGGCACTTTCTTATATTAATATATACGACATCTATGCCCCATCCTGCTTCAGTACCAGCACCACTGCCAAACCCAAGAGAGCTTCT TTGGTAGATTTTGATCCATGCTCGGATTATTATGTTTATGCTTATCTCAATCGACCTGAGGTTCATGAAGCCATGCATGCCAATGTAACAAAACTTGATCATGATTGGGAACCTTGCAGTGAAGTCATCACTAACTGGTCTGACAGCCCTTCAACAATTATTCCACTCCTTAAAGAGTTCATGGCTAATGGACTTCGTGTGTGGATATTTAG TGGTGATACAGATGGAAGGGTGCCAATTACTTCAACTGAGTATTCTATTGCTAAAATGAATCTTGACATCAAAACTGAATGGCATCCTTGGTACCTCAAAGGGGAG GTTGGAGGGTATACTCAGGTTTACAAGGGAGATTTGACACTAGCTACTTTGAGAGGGGCAGGGCATCAAGTTCCAAGCTATCAACCTCTGAGAGCACTTTCATTGATCAAGCACTTCCTGGATGGCACATCTCTTCCTGATACTACAAGATATAGTTGA